The following coding sequences lie in one Thalassoglobus polymorphus genomic window:
- a CDS encoding SDR family NAD(P)-dependent oxidoreductase, translated as MSLDENRFATLQGLTAVVTGASSGIGRAMALEFARGGANVVVHYAKSIDAATQVVAEASRFGVAASKIQADLGGVNHEGFVQSVEEVSGPVDIWVNNAGVDLLTGAGAQLAYEDKLTKLLEVDVAGSLHLSRAIGRRMKMRGSGVILNIGWDQADRGMEGDSAELFSTAKNAVMGATRSLAVSLAPEIRVNCIAPGWIQTAWGDQASTDWQERVLQETPLKRWGQPEDIAKLARFLVSSDASYLTGQVINANGGAIR; from the coding sequence ATGAGCCTGGACGAAAATCGATTTGCCACACTTCAAGGACTGACTGCTGTTGTCACTGGGGCCTCTTCAGGCATCGGGCGAGCGATGGCATTGGAATTTGCCCGAGGTGGGGCAAATGTTGTGGTTCATTATGCGAAGTCTATCGACGCAGCTACTCAGGTCGTCGCTGAGGCCTCTCGTTTTGGCGTGGCAGCCAGCAAGATTCAGGCGGACTTGGGGGGGGTGAATCACGAAGGGTTCGTTCAATCGGTGGAAGAGGTTTCAGGTCCGGTTGATATTTGGGTCAACAATGCTGGAGTCGACTTGCTGACAGGGGCTGGGGCACAGCTTGCATATGAGGATAAGTTGACAAAACTGTTAGAGGTCGATGTTGCCGGAAGCCTCCACTTGAGCCGTGCGATCGGTCGGCGCATGAAAATGCGTGGCTCGGGGGTGATTCTCAATATTGGTTGGGATCAGGCTGACCGAGGAATGGAAGGGGACAGCGCAGAGCTGTTTTCTACCGCGAAAAATGCAGTGATGGGTGCGACTCGGTCATTGGCTGTCTCTTTGGCGCCGGAAATTCGAGTCAATTGTATTGCTCCCGGATGGATACAGACGGCTTGGGGAGATCAGGCGAGCACGGATTGGCAGGAGCGAGTTTTGCAAGAAACTCCGTTGAAGCGGTGGGGGCAACCGGAAGATATTGCCAAACTTGCTCGATTTTTGGTCAGTTCAGACGCTTCATACCTGACGGGACAGGTAATCAATGCAAATGGTGGCGCAATTCGTTGA